In Zygosaccharomyces rouxii strain CBS732 chromosome D complete sequence, one DNA window encodes the following:
- the POP5 gene encoding RNA-binding protein POP5 (similar to uniprot|P28005 Saccharomyces cerevisiae YAL033W POP5 Subunit of both RNase MRP which cleaves pre-rRNA and nuclear RNase P which cleaves tRNA precursors to generate mature 5' ends), whose protein sequence is MVRLKTRYILFEVLYPCDTPQAKQSSESRAINTGILLRHHRVSPSQISAKTIAQEVRRSLQTNFGDYGLGKAGSLLQVKYFSNRTSTGIIRCHREDTDLVLMALCLTNRIGEVDSLILNAVKVSGTIKKVEQYAIRRSQRFLAAVQRNDKDILDDFTNVTANEEDQDD, encoded by the coding sequence ATGGTTCGTTTAAAGACTCGATACATCCTTTTTGAAGTGCTGTATCCATGTGATACACCTCAAGCTAAACAATCTAGTGAATCAAGGGCTATTAATACCGGTATACTACTGCGGCATCACAGAGTGTCACCATCTCAAATCAGTGCCAAGACCATTGCACAGGAGGTACGACGTTCCTTGCAAaccaattttggtgatTATGGGTTAGGTAAAGCTGGATCATTACTTCAAGTAAAATACTTTTCCAATAGAACTTCTACTGGTATAATCAGATGCCATCGGGAGGATACAGATCTTGTGCTCATGGCACTATGCCTCACAAATAGAATTGGTGAAGTGGATTCTTTAATATTGAATGCCGTCAAAGTCAGTGGGACGATTAAAAAAGTGGAACAGTATGCCATCAGACGTTCTCAAAGGTTTTTAGCTGCGGTGCAGAGAAATGATAAGGATATCTTGGATGATTTTACCAACGTAACTGCTAATGAAGAGGATCAAGATGATTGA
- the TEA1 gene encoding Tea1p (similar to uniprot|P47988 Saccharomyces cerevisiae YOR337W TEA1 Mutants are defective in Ty1 Enhancer-mediated Activation Ty1 enhancer activator and to YLR098C uniprot|P43634 Saccharomyces cerevisiae YLR098C CHA4 Zinc-finger protein with Zn[2]-Cys[6] fungal-type binuclear cluster domain DNA-binding transcriptional activator or CHA1), with protein MCSIDFDLNNVVKQETIENNAGTHQGLNLFSQHQPSPIQVPQQQQQQQPQFQAQSQQQQQQVQLPPGTKRLACSNCRRRRKKCDLNFPCGNCIKLKLTCNINGEDLRKKRYSASYVKSLESHIAYLENSFKDLVERACPEDSDLRKNLMLDDIVSGFMSAPSNSDNSNFNNRPAASMETDPIVDEETDSMRALLEFAGTKRNTVTPELPTEPPEKKKKKTFHKGSLYPDDTKSQSFTNLAAAPAMMALGSSTSSSSSQNEMSITAALDKTISDERISDLKKTVIVRPSGDGLNQNSLNNDPKILKSLSNFYRWLYPGHFIFLHRESFLYGFFNHAKNNYRGSPYCSVELIYAMCAVGSRLSSDLQPMSEEYYERSKTALLKLVFDDHSVARITTVQALFCLAFYELGKGDTQLAWYFSGLAIRVGYDMGFQLDPEVWITADDDIVTGRTKLTKSELRIRSRIYWGCFVADHLISLLLGRTTSLSVSNSTIPESDELPEIEGVEDFRFASQHVLQVSLPLKNMIILSRIVQIFTTQIFIETLETKHKVAHLIRFNLKVFNWRQLLPDFLKWSKEKLRDHDISTDPTISYFWYLYYIVLLTFNKPFIEDCEESKTVVGELVDDVKMLFDGFRIKFGGFQKASLCQLYTCLLAINSLIKLTCYAEVGSVGAGTKFSARPPHTPQCDHSPQCTKRLEQLGFFSNVFHYHMSPQFGLPKRLQEDAKYNSEQEKQTVNQVCNSSYIHDFTLSNEIDDMIKELFGLGDVLL; from the coding sequence ATGTGTTCGATCGACTTTGATTTGAATAATGTTGTAAAGCAGGAAACCATAGAAAATAATGCAGGGACTCACCAGGGCTTAAACCTTTTTAGCCAGCACCAACCCTCTCCAATACAAGTTccacaacagcaacagcaacaacaacctcAGTTTCAAGCTCAGTCccagcaacaacaacaacaagttCAATTACCCCCGGGAACTAAACGATTAGCATGTTCAAATTGTcggagaagaagaaaaaaatgtgATTTAAACTTCCCCTGTGGTAACTGCATTAAACTAAAGTTAACTTGCAATATaaatggtgaagatttaagaaaaaaaaggtatTCAGCGTCATATGTCAAATCATTGGAATCACATATTgcatatttggaaaattcttttaaagatttagtGGAAAGAGCATGTCCAGAGGATTCAGATTTGAGAAAGAATTTAATGTTGGATGATATCGTATCTGGGTTTATGTCAGCGCCCTCAAATAGTGATAATAGTAATTTTAATAATAGACCCGCTGCCAGTATGGAGACAGATCCTATTGTGGATGAGGAAACAGATTCTATGAGGGCACTATTAGAATTTGCTGGTACAAAGAGAAACACAGTGACACCAGAGCTACCAACTGAACCTCctgaaaaaaagaagaagaaaaccTTCCACAAAGGATCTCTTTACCCTGATGATACGAAATCTCAATCCTTTACCAACTTGGCGGCGGCGCCTGCCATGATGGCTTTAGgttcttcaacttcatcttcatcttcccAAAATGAAATGTCAATTACAGCCGCGCTAGATAAAACAATCAGTGATGAACGGATATcagatttaaagaaaacGGTAATTGTAAGACCTTCAGGTGATGGGTTAAaccaaaattctttgaataaTGATCCCAAAATTCTGAAATcattatcaaatttttacagATGGCTCTACCCTGgtcatttcatctttttaCACAGAGAAAGTTTCCTTTATGGGTTTTTCAATCATGCTAAAAACAACTACAGAGGTTCTCCTTATTGCTCCGTAGAGTTGATCTATGCCATGTGTGCGGTCGGATCGCGTCTTAGTAGTGATTTGCAACCTATGTCAGAGGAGTATTACGAAAGGTCAAAGACTGCACTTTTGAAGCTAGTCTTCGATGACCATAGTGTTGCGAGAATTACTACAGTACAAGCCCTATTCTGTTTAGCATTCTATGAATTGGGGAAAGGTGATACTCAGTTAGCATGGTACTTCTCAGGTCTAGCCATTAGAGTTGGATATGATATGGGATTCCAATTAGATCCTGAAGTTTGGATTACTGCAGACGATGATATCGTTACGGGCCGTACTAAATTGACTAAAAGTGAATTGAGAATCAGATCAAGAATTTATTGGGGGTGTTTCGTTGCAGAtcatttaatttctttgcttTTGGGTAGAACAACTTCATTAAGCGTTAGTAACTCTACCATACCTGAGTCCGACGAATTACCAGAAATTGAGGGTGTAGAAGATTTTAGATTTGCAAGTCAACATGTTTTACAAGTTTCATTACCATTGAAAAACATGATTATTTTATCGAGAATAGTACAAATTTTCACAACCcaaattttcattgaaactttggaGACGAAACACAAAGTTGCCCATCTGATTAGAtttaatttgaaagttttcaacTGGAGACAATTACTGCCTGATTTTTTAAAATGGTCGaaggaaaaattaagaGATCATGACATATCTACAGATCCAACAATCTCTTACTTCTGGTACCTGTACTATATCGTTCTCCTAACTTTTAACAAACCATTTATCGAAGACTGTGAAGAATCTAAAACCGTGGTTGGCGAATTGGTAGACGACGTTAAGATGCTGTTTGACGGATTTAGAATTAAATTTGGCGGATTCCAAAAGGCTAGTCTATGTCAGTTATACACTTGTCTACTGGCAATCAATTCCTTGATCAAACTGACATGCTATGCAGAAGTTGGTAGTGTAGGTGCAGGAACTAAATTTTCAGCAAGACCCCCACATACACCACAATGTGACCATTCGCCTCAATGCACTAAAAGGCTTGAACAGCTGGGGTTCTTCTCAAACGTCTTCCACTATCACATGTCACCGCAGTTCGGTTTACCAAAGAGACTACAGGAGGATGCCAAGTACAATTCGGAACAGGAGAAACAGACCGTCAATCAGGTCTGTAACTCCAGCTACATCCACGATTTTACGCTGagtaatgaaattgacGACATGATTAAAGAACTGTTCGGCCTAGGAGATGTGCTGCTGTGA
- the ALA1 gene encoding alanine--tRNA ligase (highly similar to uniprot|P40825 Saccharomyces cerevisiae YOR335C ALA1 Cytoplasmic alanyl-tRNA synthetase required for protein synthesis point mutation (cdc64-1 allele) causes cell cycle arrest at G1 lethality of null mutation is functionally complemented by human homolog) — protein MTIGDREKWTATNVRKAFLDFFKSKDHKFVASSPVVPYDDPTLLFANAGMNQYKPIFLGTVDPSSDFYHLKRAYNSQKCIRAGGKHNDLEDVGKDSYHHTFFEMLGNWSFGDYFKQGAISYAWELLTKVYGLPADRLYVTYFEGDPKNGLEADMEAFELWKSVGVDESHILPGNAEDNFWEMGDQGPCGPCSEIHFDRIGGRNAASLVNMDDPDVLEVWNLVFMQFNREQDGSLKPLPAKHIDTGMGFERVVSILQDYRSNYDTDVFTPLFARIHEVTGVRPYAGKFGAEDTDGIDTAYRVLADHVRTLVFAIADGGVPNNEGRGYVLRRILRRGARFARKYMNYPIGDFFSRLVPTLISQVQDIFPEVAKDPSYLFEILNEEEVSFAKTLDRGERLFEKYADAATSSGKKTLDGLQVWRLYDTYGFPVDLTELMAEEKGLTIDGPGFEKAKQESYEASKRGGKKDGAEVLKLNVHEISELNGENVPKTKDEYKYGMENVDSTILKLHDGTKFVNEISEPGKKYGVILDKTCFYAEQGGQEYDTGKLVIDDVAEFNVENVQLYNGFVFHTGSLLEGKLSVGNKIIASYDELRRFPIKNNHTGTHILNFALREVLGNDIEQKGSLVAPEKLRFDFSHKKGMAADEILKVEDICNKQIKENMSVYYKDVPLTDAKSIYGVRAVFGETYPDPVRVVSVGKSVDDLLANPSNEEWSKYSVEFCGGTHVVKTGDIKVFVILEESGIAKGIRRIVAVTGSEAYEAQRIANEFDKELNAVDRLPFSPLKEKKLKELSVKLGQLSISVVSKQELKTKFAKIEKVVKDEIKTRAKQESKKTLDEVKEYFAKNENSQFLAKFVDIPTNAKAITEAVNYVKSSAKDKSIYLFTGNDPEGKIAHGCYISDAALSKGIDGSTVAKQVSGIIGGKAGGRGNVFQGMGDKPTAAGDAVAEVEKLFKEKLQL, from the coding sequence ATGACTATTGGTGATAGGGAGAAGTGGACTGCCACTAATGTGCGTAAGGCTTTTCtagattttttcaaatccaaggACCATAAATTTGTTGCATCATCACCAGTGGTTCCTTACGATGATCCAACACTTTTGTTTGCCAATGCTGGTATGAATCAGTACAAGCCAATCTTTCTGGGTACTGTGGATCCGTCCTCTGatttttaccatttgaaACGTGCATACAACTCTCAAAAATGTATTAGAGCCGGTGGTAAGCACAACGATTTAGAAGATGTAGGTAAGGATTCTTATCACCACACtttttttgaaatgttGGGTAATTGGTCCTTTGGTGATTATTTCAAGCAAGGTGCAATTTCCTACGCTTGGGAATTGTTGACTAAAGTTTACGGTTTACCTGCAGACAGACTATATGTTACTTATTTCGAAGGTGATCCAAAAAATGGATTAGAAGCTGATATGGAAGCCTTTGAATTATGGAAGTCTGTCGGTGTGGACGAAAGTCATATTTTGCCTGGTAATGCTGAGGATAATTTCTGGGAAATGGGTGATCAGGGCCCCTGTGGACCTTGTTCTGAAATTCATTTCGACAGAATTGGTGGTAGAAATGCTGCTTCTTTGGTCAACATGGATGATCCCGATGTTTTGGAAGTTTGGAACCTTGTGTTTATGCAATTCAACAGAGAACAAGATGGTAGTTTAAAACCATTGCCAGCAAAACACATCGATACCGGTATGGGATTCGAAAGAGTGGTTTccattttacaagattaCAGATCGAATTACGACACTGATGTTTTCACACCGCTATTTGCACGTATTCATGAGGTCACCGGCGTGAGACCATATGCTGGTAAATTTGGTGCTGAAGATACTGATGGTATAGATACCGCTTATAGAGTTTTGGCTGATCACGTTCGTACTTTGGTGTTCGCAATTGCTGATGGTGGTGTACCAAATAATGAAGGTAGAGGCTACGTCTTGAGACGTATTTTAAGAAGAGGTGCTCGTTTCGCTCGTAAATACATGAACTATCCAATTGGGGATTTCTTTTCCAGATTGGTGCCAACTTTGATTTCTCAAGTTCAAGATATCTTCCCTGAAGTTGCTAAGGATCCATCCTACTTGTTCGAAATTTTGaacgaagaagaagtttcaTTTGCCAAGACCTTGGACCGTGGTGAAAGATTATTCGAAAAATACGCTGACGCTGCTACTAGCTCAGGTAAAAAGACCTTAGACGGGTTACAAGTCTGGAGATTGTACGATACTTACGGTTTCCCAGTGGATTTGACTGAATTGATGGCTGAAGAAAAGGGCTTGACTATCGATGGTCCAGGCTTTGAAAAGGCCAAGCAAGAATCTTATGAAGCTTCTAAGAGAGGTGGTAAAAAAGATGGTGCtgaagttttgaaattaaacgTTCATGAAATCTCCGAATTGAACGGTGAAAACGTGCCTAAGACTAAGGATGAATACAAATACGGCATGGAAAATGTGGATTCcaccattttgaaattgcaCGATGGTACCAAGTTCGTCAACGAAATCTCTGAACCTGGTAAGAAATATGGTGTTATTCTAGACAAGACTTGTTTCTACGCAGAACAAGGTGGTCAAGAATACGACACCGGTAAACTTGTCATCGACGATGTCGCTGAATTCAACGTGGAAAATGTGCAATTGTACAATGGGTTCGTCTTCCACACTGGTTCGTTACTTGAAGGAAAATTGTCGGTTGGTAATAAAATTATTGCATCTTATGATGAATTGCGTCGTTTCCCAATCAAGAACAACCACACTGGTACTCACATTTTAAACTTCGCCCTAAGAGAAGTTTTGGGCAATGatattgaacaaaaagGTTCTCTCGTGGCTCCAGAGAAGCTCAGATTCGATTTCTCTCACAAAAAAGGTATGGCTGCTGATGAGATTCTCAAAGTGGAAGATATTTGTAACAAACAAATAAAAGAGAACATGTCTGTTTATTACAAGGATGTACCCCTTACTGATGCTAAAAGTATCTATGGTGTTCGTGCTGTCTTTGGTGAAACTTATCCAGACCCTGTTCGTGTGGTTTCCGTGGGTAAATCAGTGGATGATTTATTGGCTAACCCATCTAATGAAGAATGGTCCAAATATTCTGTAGAGTTTTGCGGTGGTACACACGTCGTTAAGACTGGGGACATTAAAGTTTTCGTTATCTTGGAAGAAAGTGGTATCGCCAAGGGTATCAGACGTATCGTTGCCGTGACCGGTTCAGAAGCCTATGAAGCTCAAAGAATTGCCAACGAATTCGACAAAGAATTAAATGCTGTTGATAGATTGCCATTCTCACCCctaaaggaaaagaaattgaaagaattgagtGTCAAATTGGGTCAATTGTCTATTTCAGTAGTATCCAAGCAAGAACTAAAGACCAAATTTGCCAAGATCGAAAAAGTGGTCAAGGATGAGATCAAAACTAGAGCCAAACAAGAGTCTAAGAAGACCTTGGATGAAGTCAAGGAATATTTCGCCAAGAATGAAAACTCCCAATTTTTGGCAAAGTTCGTTGACATTCCTACAAACGCTAAGGCTATCACAGAAGCTGTTAACTATGTGAAATCCTCTGCTAAGGATAAGTCTATTTATTTGTTCACAGGTAACGATCCTGAGGGCAAAATTGCCCACGGTTGCTACATCTCAGATGCTGCACTATCTAAGGGCATTGACGGATCAACTGTTGCTAAGCAGGTTTCTGGTATCATTGGTGGAAAAGCTGGTGGTAGAGGTAACGTTTTCCAAGGTATGGGGGACAAACCAACCGCTGCCGGAGATGCTGTCGCCGAGGTGgagaaacttttcaaagaaaaattgcaGCTTTGA
- the KRE5 gene encoding Kre5p (similar to uniprot|P22023 Saccharomyces cerevisiae YOR336W KRE5 Protein required for beta-1 6 glucan biosynthesis mutations result in aberrant morphology and severe growth defects), whose product MKLITAGIVFLTVLKTVVCLSVSLQSASVSERFKIWTIAQHLFRGDKKGILATVYPLVMQLDEDLEDTPVANLCEVVSARLSELGELDLASLMPLYCQWYPMGLPFPSSYDHLKSETYFVLNNKRYDHSDDVFYLKSGELKKQAQMPDEAVVAVNDVIIGNNPEAPIVYFYGCPDDDEATFEEFNRNLYSEATETGKLRFIWRSTCHVRNDTEIGPFPVELSIRDGKSNIDVLPIDHLGVPHQFDKSKYGLINPTTNQLSDLDLKVAHLIAQKYNSSKDFNSTLDYARGIINNFPLLVPELITMKNNTEAIMDSNTNLTESGVDHKLLGLFINGENWRFSSLDQYTLLNALESEYRRLKQLLSGLVKMYSKSTLVTAKDLITKFSQISIPNLQQSQPIKVDLHRISGFSESVIYFNDIEIDDQYRELTTDINKFFEKSKFGEIPEYRHNWNELIFVIDFNNLEDPDTKLALDGLKRAIGVITQGYPQRIGLLPLNTGASDDIIRKIYELKDRDLLELEDFLGNELIRGRTISSDYTNTPGVAKLLRNLQINETSIIINGEIYPFRKNTWHYLIAKTIKKDVGYLKRELRKYIRHDGEKAQPIIDVRGVLHMKSSETRHMKYTPDYFADSTYTTLDNSALQVWDERILEYVKGKEYNLLHTITLVDDFNTLQALKRLHNLIGIKFVGVKFRIIHSGALESNWKILKKISSKPSFLKELKSLIKKSARVISTNELNRNVLQSWLVDLKPEFLSAKSFMLINGRFIHFEENEIPQIKLFETTIKREAQRTIDALEALETILPGVTSNKIDPEFMENISATLTKMFYQGTELYGNGPVFTTESTLSRFDMSEILQVNNFTIFESSNDGDKPIDVVLVIDPLEERSQRLLSLITDIQQLPFLNVKIVIYPTADLKFMPIDRIYVPNFPDELGGKLTDIESKFDVAVEVPRNFVLNDNKNVGGYLVEVHAFDERQPVSEGIIDGLGNVCLELVDSTGKSVDKTVTMMTFGYGQFIVPKLGSNFTIKSCDPRYKVVSFSSDARADYMPMESVNVTSLNPVVTYVKLQKVDEVAKITVEESVINIFTIPKNEHSFEQEYQKMVLHILHSPQHGYMGVKFWLLDQPFISQSLRKFIDVINLDPKLDGNIELVKYEWPPWLRPQRFLERRMDAYKILFLDLLFPQSVSRIIYMDPSISQLPDPFKLNEKVKTKLPFAMYKMVGHGYWETHYWAQRLGDRNLKFHSVHPAFVVNLQQLREYNGGNKLRIHYQRLSADVLSLAKIDQDLINDAQEEVPIRTLSSSTIVFLNTKNQNSVNAWLTNFQKLAAKEETAGFATDENPGIKQEGTRETIDLMHDEL is encoded by the coding sequence ATGAAGTTGATAACGGCGGGAATTGTCTTTTTGACAGTGCTCAAAACTGTAGTATGCCTGTCAGTTTCTTTACAGTCCGCTAGTGTTTCTGAGAGGTTTAAAATATGGACGATTGCTCAACACCTATTTCGAGGTGATAAAAAAGGTATCCTGGCAACAGTATACCCACTAGTAATGCAGTTGGATGAGGACTTAGAGGATACACCTGTTGCGAATCTTTGTGAAGTGGTTAGTGCTCGTTTGTCCGAACTGGGGGAGCTAGACTTAGCCTCGTTGATGCCGCTGTATTGTCAATGGTACCCAATGGGACTTCCTTTTCCCAGTAGCTACGACCATTTAAAGAGTGAAACATATTTTGTGTTGAATAATAAAAGGTATGACCACTCTGACGATGTATTCTACTTGAAATCTGGAGAGTTGAAGAAACAGGCCCAGATGCCAGATGAGGCAGTGGTGGCGGTTAACGACGTGATCATTGGCAATAATCCAGAGGCCCCTATAGTGTATTTCTATGGATGCCcagatgatgacgaagccacttttgaagaattcaacAGAAATTTGTATTCTGAAGCTACGGAGACCGGTAAACTGAGATTTATATGGAGGTCTACCTGCCATGTAAGGAATGATACAGAGATTGGGCCCTTCCCAGTGGAACTGAGTATTCGCGATGGGAAAAGTAATATTGATGTTTTACCGATAGATCATCTAGGGGTTCCTCATCAATTTGACAAATCGAAATATGGCCTAATTAACCCTACAACGAATCAGTTAAGCGATCTTGATCTAAAAGTGGCTCACTTAATTGCACAGAAGTACAACTCCAGCAAAGACTTTAACTCTACGCTGGACTATGCAAGAGGGATTATCAACAATTTTCCGCTGTTGGTTCCTGAATTAATCACCATGAAGAACAATACAGAGGCTATTATGGACAGTAATACAAATCTGACCGAATCTGGTGTGGATCATAAATTGCTTGGACTTTTCATCAACGGTGAAAATTGGAGATTCTCCTCACTTGACCAATATACATTGCTTAATGCCCTAGAATCAGAGTATCGCAGATTGAAACAGCTATTATCGGGTCTGGTTAAAATGTACTCAAAATCAACTTTGGTAACTGCCAAAGATCTCATAACAAAGTTTTCACAAATCTCTATCCCCAATTTACAGCAATCGCAACCTATCAAGGTAGATCTGCATAGAATTTCCGGGTTCTCTGAAAGTGTCATATATTTCAACGATATCGAAATAGACGACCAGTACAGAGAACTCACAACTGATAttaacaaattctttgaaaaatctaaatttggtgaaatacCGGAATATAGACACAACTGGAACGAGTTGATCTTCGTGATcgatttcaacaatttggaagatccGGATACTAAATTAGCTCTAGATGGTCTCAAACGTGCAATTGGTGTTATCACTCAAGGTTACCCCCAAAGAATAGGATTATTGCCGCTCAACACCGGAGCTTCTGATGACATTATTAGAAAAATCTACGAATTGAAAGACAGAGATTTGttggaattagaagatttctTGGGAAATGAATTAATTAGAGGTCGTACAATTTCCTCTGATTATACCAATACACCAGGAGTTGCTAAACTTCTAAGAAACCTTCAAATTAATGAAACATCGATTATTATCAATGGGGAAATCTATCCTTTCAGAAAAAACACTTGGCATTATTTAATTGCTAAGACTATCAAGAAAGATGTAGGCTACTTAAAAAGAGAGTTGAGAAAGTACATTAGGCACGATGGCGAAAAGGCGCAACCGATCATAGACGTGAGAGGGGTTCTACATATGAAGTCTTCCGAAACTAGACATATGAAATACACGCCGGATTATTTTGCAGATTCTACTTACACTACGTTGGATAACTCGGCTTTACAAGTATGGGATGAAAGAATTTTAGAATATGTTAAAGGCAAGGAATACAACCTGTTGCATACTATCACTCTTGTGGATGACTTTAACACTTTACAGGCGTTAAAAAGGTTACACAATTTAATTGGAATAAAGTTTGTTGGTGTTAAGTTCAGGATAATCCATTCTGGAGCACTTGAAtccaattggaagattttaaagaagatcTCATCTAAACCATCTTTCCTTAAAGAGTTGAAATCGTTGATCAAGAAATCTGCTCGTGTAATCTCCACCAATGAGTTAAATCGAAATGTTCTACAAAGCTGGCTAGTCGACTTGAAACCTGAGTTTCTTTCCGCCAAGTCCTTTATGCTAATTAACGGAAGATTTATTCATTTcgaggaaaatgaaatcCCACAaatcaaattgtttgaaaCAACTATTAAAAGAGAAGCTCAACGAACCATTGATGCCTTGGAAGCATTAGAAACAATTCTACCTGGGGTAACAAGCAACAAAATCGATCCGGAATTCATGGAAAACATTTCTGCAACTCTAACAAAAATGTTCTATCAGGGGACAGAGCTTTATGGAAATGGTCCAGTATTCACGACCGAAAGCACGCTCTCAAGATTTGACATgtctgaaattttacaggtaaacaattttaccatttttgaaagcAGCAATGACGGAGACAAACCTATTGATGTTGTTCTCGTCATAGATCCACTAGAGGAAAGGTCCCAAAGACTTCTTTCCCTAATCACTGACATACAACAGCTGCCTTTTCTCAATGTAAAAATTGTCATTTACCCTACTGCAGATCTCAAATTTATGCCTATTGACAGAATTTATGTGCCCAATTTCCCGGATGAACTTGGCGGCAAATTAACTGATATTGAATCTAAATTCGATGTGGCAGTGGAGGTCCCGCGAAATTTTGTGTTGAATGATAATAAGAACGTTGGTGGATACTTAGTTGAAGTTCATGCCTTCGATGAGAGACAGCCAGTAAGTGAAGGAATAATCGATGGTTTGGGAAACGTATGCCTAGAGCTAGTTGATAGTACCGGAAAATCCGTAGATAAAACCGTTACTATGATGACATTTGGATATGGTCAATTTATAGTTCCCAAACTAGGTTCCAATTTCACAATCAAGAGTTGTGATCCTCGGTACAAGGTAGTTTCCTTCTCTTCAGATGCTCGTGCCGATTACATGCCAATGGAATCTGTAAATGTCACAAGTTTAAATCCAGTGGTGACATATGtaaaattgcaaaaggTAGATGAAGTGGCCAAAATTACAGTAGAAGAAAGTGttatcaatattttcaCTATTCCAAAAAACGAGCATTCATTTGAGCAGGAGTACCAAAAAATGGTTTTGCACATCCTACACAGCCCACAGCATGGTTATATGGGCGTCAAATTTTGGTTGTTAGATCAGCCATTTATTTCTCAATCCTTAAGAAAATTTATTGATGTCATCAATTTAGATCCAAAACTGGATGGAAACATCGAACTTGTGAAATATGAATGGCCGCCATGGTTAAGGCCTCAAAGGTTTTTGGAACGAAGAATGGATGCCTACAAAATTCTATTTCTCGACCTCTTATTCCCACAATCAGTTTCTCGAATTATCTACATGGATCCTTCAATTTCCCAACTACCTGATCCTTTCAAGTTAAACGAAAAGGTAAAGACCAAGTTACCCTTTGCAATGTACAAAATGGTCGGTCACGGCTACTGGGAAACTCATTACTGGGCCCAACGTCTTGGCGATCgaaatttgaaattccattCTGTGCATCCGGCATTTGTGGTCAATCTACAACAATTGCGTGAATATAATGGCGGTAACAAATTAAGAATTCATTACCAAAGGTTATCTGCAGACGTACTTTCCCTCGCAAAAATTGATCAGGATCTAATTAACGACGCTCAAGAAGAAGTACCAATCCGCACCTTAAGCAGTTCTACAATAGTATTTCTGAATACGAAGAACCAAAATTCGGTTAACGCCTGGCTAACgaactttcaaaaactAGCAGCTAAAGAGGAGACCGCTGGTTTCGCTACTGATGAAAATCCGGGGATTAAACAAGAAGGTACTAGAGAAACAATAGATCTCATGCACGATGAGTTGTGA